Proteins encoded in a region of the Xylocopa sonorina isolate GNS202 chromosome 11, iyXylSono1_principal, whole genome shotgun sequence genome:
- the Pde8 gene encoding phosphodiesterase 8 isoform X1 — MTDKEPQRRSTQMPIYVCQSIEETDVHGEASRSWYSWIFDALCGSVKIRKHVVPSVIVWPPQEGPQDIVAYPLTNSVPSLVKILLVFPKDDQQMDILASTSRRLGWSVSVAKDAEKAIEFFQSRCHELVIIDHRGQQAAEANSICRAIRSSSVYHNSIIIALVKKSFLMHGEKNKIVSLDLLETGFSRALMECSHERILINELVGIYASAILPRTQLAAANALYLALDRCRDMVHVTNDKHIVQFVNKISEKLLGYRIDEIIGRIITDVVIYDNFTLMEQHISKGREFEGNMNCKRKNNQMITISCRVIPFSITSRKPTHYVYIYDTTYLSENIGALSPSPSQIGFQRTLVAQRRMSDLKPNEGRRRTSTSKLHTLQLEAPITRVISLLANSITDSTSPETAEQIETAIEILKTTELYVPSLKENVDPVATDLVGALLASPRPAWESRKSSIESSARLSTTRVLTSSAARMQIRGFRGPQQIAELLDKCMDWSFDIFKLEVWTENRPLLFLGMTIMNLFHVPATLGCDEKVMQNWLTVIEMNYQAQNSYHNSTHAADVLQATARFMQSERLKQILEPLDEVATLIAAAAHDIDHPGRSSQFLCNADNKLAILYNDLSVLESHHAALTFKLSLSDENVNIFKNLERDTYKEFRQAVIDMILATEMTKHFEHLARFMNVCSGRISDTPLPNTAYVDPVDMSVVLQPENIMLVKRMMIKCADVSNPTRPLKCCVEWARRIAEEYFSQTDEEKKLNLPVLMPMFDRTTCSIPKAQIGFVDFIINDMVEAWDAFIDMPEMVGYMRQNYEKWKEYNEQGITTIQDIERIQQLPELQIYSHLSS; from the exons ATGACCGATAAAGAGCCGCAGCGGCGATCGACGCAGATGCCGATCTACGTCTGCCAGTCGATCGAAGAAACGGATGTCCATGGCGAGGCGTCTAGATCGTGGTACAGTTGGATCTTCGATGCTCTATGCGGATCTGTTAAAATACGGAAACACGTGGTGCCCTCGGTCATTGTGTGGCCTCCACAG GAAGGACCGCAAGATATCGTTGCCTATCCGTTAACAAACAGTGTTCCTAGTCTCGTAAAA ATATTACTGGTCTTCCCAAAAGATGACCAACAAATGGATATTCTCGCGAGCACCTCGAGGCGGCTGGGGTGGAGCGTGTCGGTGGCGAAAGACGCGGAAAAAGCGATCGAGTTCTTCCAGAGCCGGTGCCACGAGCTAGTGATCATCGATCATCGGGGCCAGCAGGCTGCAGAGGCCAATTCGATTTGTAG GGCAATTAGGTCTAGTTCCGTTTACCACAATTCTATTATTATAGCTCTTGTAAAAAAATC GTTCCTTATGCACGGGGAGAAAAATAAAATCGTGTCGCTGGATCTGCTGGAAACAGGCTTCAGTAGG GCTCTGATGGAATGCTCTCACGAAAGAATCCTAATAAACGAGTTAGTTGGTATCTATGCTAGCGCGATACTACCAAGGACACAACTGGCTGCTGCTAATGCGCTGTATTTGGCTCTTGACAGATGCCGTGACATGGTACACGTGACGAACGATAAACATATTGTACAG TTTGTTAATAAAATTAGCGAGAAACTACTAGGCTAtaggatcgacgaaatcatagGGAGAATCATCACGGATGTCGTGATCTACGATAACTTTACGCTCATGGAGCAGCATATTAGTAAAGGTCGAGAGTTCGAGGGGAACATGAACTGCAAACGAAAGAACAATCAAATGATCACTATCAGCTGCAGGGTGATACCTTTTTCCATTACCTCCAG AAAACCGACTCACTACGTCTACATATACGACACGACGTATCTGTCGGAAAATATCGGTGCACTAAGTCCATCCCCGTCTCAAATCGGTTTTCAGAGAACCCTTGTGGCTCAAAGGAGAATGTCTGACTTGAAACCCAACGAAG GTCGTAGACGAACCAGCACGAGCAAGCTGCACACTCTGCAATTAGAAGCGCCGATTACGAGGGTGATCAGCCTTCTCGCTAACTCGATCACGGATTCCACGTCGCCTGAGACAGCGGAGCAAATCGAGACG GCAATCGAAATCCTGAAGACTACCGAACTATACGTGCCATCGTTGAAGGAGAACGTCGATCCAGTAGCAACGGACCTCGTTGGAGCTTTACTCGCG TCACCACGACCGGCATGGGAATCGAGGAAATCGTCGATAGAATCGTCAGCACGGCTCTCTACGACGAGGGTTCTCACTAGTTCTGCTGCGCGTATGCAAATCAGAGGATTCAGGGGTCCTCAACAAATCGCGGAACTTCTGGACAAATGTATGGATTGGAGCTTCGACATATTCAAGCTGGAAGTTTGGACCGAAAACAG GCCACTGCTCTTCTTAGGAATGACTATCATGAACCTGTTTCACGTGCCGGCTACGCTTGGCTGCGACGAAAAAGTCATGCAGAACTGGTTGACCGTGATCGAGATGAATTATCAGGCTCAAAACTCCTATCACAACTCGACTCACGCGGCGGACGTGTTGCAAGCCACCGCCAGGTTCATGCAATCGGAAAGACTGAAACAGATCTTGGAACCATTGGACGAAGTCGCGACTCTGATCGCTGCCGCTGCTCACGACATCGATCATCCTGGTAGATCCAG CCAATTTCTCTGCAACGCGGATAACAAACTGGCGATCCTCTACAACGATCTGTCTGTCCTGGAGTCGCATCATGCAGCGCTGACGTTCAAATTGTCGTTATCGGACGAGAACGTGAACATCTTCAAA AATCTGGAAAGAGACACTTACAAGGAGTTCCGTCAGGCGGTGATAGACATGATCCTAGCCACTGAGATGACCAAGCACTTCGAGCACTTGGCGAGGTTCATGAACGTCTGCAGCGGGAGGATCTCCGACACTCCACTCCCCAACACC GCTTACGTGGATCCCGTGGATATGTCAGTTGTGTTACAGCCAGAGAACATAATGCTCGTGAAGAGGATGATGATCAAATGCGCGGATGTGTCGAATCCGACAAGGCCGTTGAAGTGTTGCGTCGAATGGGCCAGACGGATCGCGGAAGAGTATTTTAGCCAG ACTGACGAGGAGAAGAAATTGAATCTGCCGGTACTGATGCCAATGTTCGACAGAACGACGTGCTCGATACCGAAAGCGCAAATCGGCTTCGTCGATTTCATTATCAACGACATGGTCGAGGCGTGGGACG CGTTCATCGACATGCCGGAGATGGTGGGCTACATGAGGCAGAATTACGAGAAATGGAAAGAATATAAC GAACAAGGCATAACAACTATACAGGACATCGAGAGGATACAACAGCTCCCTGAACTTCAAATATACTCACATCTATCCTCGTGA
- the Pde8 gene encoding phosphodiesterase 8 isoform X2, whose product MTDKEPQRRSTQMPIYVCQSIEETDVHGEASRSWYSWIFDALCGSVKIRKHVVPSVIVWPPQEGPQDIVAYPLTNSVPSLVKILLVFPKDDQQMDILASTSRRLGWSVSVAKDAEKAIEFFQSRCHELVIIDHRGQQAAEANSICRAIRSSSVYHNSIIIALVKKSFLMHGEKNKIVSLDLLETGFSRALMECSHERILINELVGIYASAILPRTQLAAANALYLALDRCRDMVHVTNDKHIVQFVNKISEKLLGYRIDEIIGRIITDVVIYDNFTLMEQHISKGREFEGNMNCKRKNNQMITISCRVIPFSITSRKPTHYVYIYDTTYLSENIGALSPSPSQIGFQRTLVAQRRMSDLKPNEGRRRTSTSKLHTLQLEAPITRVISLLANSITDSTSPETAEQIETAIEILKTTELYVPSLKENVDPVATDLVGALLASPRPAWESRKSSIESSARLSTTRVLTSSAARMQIRGFRGPQQIAELLDKCMDWSFDIFKLEVWTENRPLLFLGMTIMNLFHVPATLGCDEKVMQNWLTVIEMNYQAQNSYHNSTHAADVLQATARFMQSERLKQILEPLDEVATLIAAAAHDIDHPGRSSQFLCNADNKLAILYNDLSVLESHHAALTFKLSLSDENVNIFKNLERDTYKEFRQAVIDMILATEMTKHFEHLARFMNVCSGRISDTPLPNTPENIMLVKRMMIKCADVSNPTRPLKCCVEWARRIAEEYFSQTDEEKKLNLPVLMPMFDRTTCSIPKAQIGFVDFIINDMVEAWDAFIDMPEMVGYMRQNYEKWKEYNEQGITTIQDIERIQQLPELQIYSHLSS is encoded by the exons ATGACCGATAAAGAGCCGCAGCGGCGATCGACGCAGATGCCGATCTACGTCTGCCAGTCGATCGAAGAAACGGATGTCCATGGCGAGGCGTCTAGATCGTGGTACAGTTGGATCTTCGATGCTCTATGCGGATCTGTTAAAATACGGAAACACGTGGTGCCCTCGGTCATTGTGTGGCCTCCACAG GAAGGACCGCAAGATATCGTTGCCTATCCGTTAACAAACAGTGTTCCTAGTCTCGTAAAA ATATTACTGGTCTTCCCAAAAGATGACCAACAAATGGATATTCTCGCGAGCACCTCGAGGCGGCTGGGGTGGAGCGTGTCGGTGGCGAAAGACGCGGAAAAAGCGATCGAGTTCTTCCAGAGCCGGTGCCACGAGCTAGTGATCATCGATCATCGGGGCCAGCAGGCTGCAGAGGCCAATTCGATTTGTAG GGCAATTAGGTCTAGTTCCGTTTACCACAATTCTATTATTATAGCTCTTGTAAAAAAATC GTTCCTTATGCACGGGGAGAAAAATAAAATCGTGTCGCTGGATCTGCTGGAAACAGGCTTCAGTAGG GCTCTGATGGAATGCTCTCACGAAAGAATCCTAATAAACGAGTTAGTTGGTATCTATGCTAGCGCGATACTACCAAGGACACAACTGGCTGCTGCTAATGCGCTGTATTTGGCTCTTGACAGATGCCGTGACATGGTACACGTGACGAACGATAAACATATTGTACAG TTTGTTAATAAAATTAGCGAGAAACTACTAGGCTAtaggatcgacgaaatcatagGGAGAATCATCACGGATGTCGTGATCTACGATAACTTTACGCTCATGGAGCAGCATATTAGTAAAGGTCGAGAGTTCGAGGGGAACATGAACTGCAAACGAAAGAACAATCAAATGATCACTATCAGCTGCAGGGTGATACCTTTTTCCATTACCTCCAG AAAACCGACTCACTACGTCTACATATACGACACGACGTATCTGTCGGAAAATATCGGTGCACTAAGTCCATCCCCGTCTCAAATCGGTTTTCAGAGAACCCTTGTGGCTCAAAGGAGAATGTCTGACTTGAAACCCAACGAAG GTCGTAGACGAACCAGCACGAGCAAGCTGCACACTCTGCAATTAGAAGCGCCGATTACGAGGGTGATCAGCCTTCTCGCTAACTCGATCACGGATTCCACGTCGCCTGAGACAGCGGAGCAAATCGAGACG GCAATCGAAATCCTGAAGACTACCGAACTATACGTGCCATCGTTGAAGGAGAACGTCGATCCAGTAGCAACGGACCTCGTTGGAGCTTTACTCGCG TCACCACGACCGGCATGGGAATCGAGGAAATCGTCGATAGAATCGTCAGCACGGCTCTCTACGACGAGGGTTCTCACTAGTTCTGCTGCGCGTATGCAAATCAGAGGATTCAGGGGTCCTCAACAAATCGCGGAACTTCTGGACAAATGTATGGATTGGAGCTTCGACATATTCAAGCTGGAAGTTTGGACCGAAAACAG GCCACTGCTCTTCTTAGGAATGACTATCATGAACCTGTTTCACGTGCCGGCTACGCTTGGCTGCGACGAAAAAGTCATGCAGAACTGGTTGACCGTGATCGAGATGAATTATCAGGCTCAAAACTCCTATCACAACTCGACTCACGCGGCGGACGTGTTGCAAGCCACCGCCAGGTTCATGCAATCGGAAAGACTGAAACAGATCTTGGAACCATTGGACGAAGTCGCGACTCTGATCGCTGCCGCTGCTCACGACATCGATCATCCTGGTAGATCCAG CCAATTTCTCTGCAACGCGGATAACAAACTGGCGATCCTCTACAACGATCTGTCTGTCCTGGAGTCGCATCATGCAGCGCTGACGTTCAAATTGTCGTTATCGGACGAGAACGTGAACATCTTCAAA AATCTGGAAAGAGACACTTACAAGGAGTTCCGTCAGGCGGTGATAGACATGATCCTAGCCACTGAGATGACCAAGCACTTCGAGCACTTGGCGAGGTTCATGAACGTCTGCAGCGGGAGGATCTCCGACACTCCACTCCCCAACACC CCAGAGAACATAATGCTCGTGAAGAGGATGATGATCAAATGCGCGGATGTGTCGAATCCGACAAGGCCGTTGAAGTGTTGCGTCGAATGGGCCAGACGGATCGCGGAAGAGTATTTTAGCCAG ACTGACGAGGAGAAGAAATTGAATCTGCCGGTACTGATGCCAATGTTCGACAGAACGACGTGCTCGATACCGAAAGCGCAAATCGGCTTCGTCGATTTCATTATCAACGACATGGTCGAGGCGTGGGACG CGTTCATCGACATGCCGGAGATGGTGGGCTACATGAGGCAGAATTACGAGAAATGGAAAGAATATAAC GAACAAGGCATAACAACTATACAGGACATCGAGAGGATACAACAGCTCCCTGAACTTCAAATATACTCACATCTATCCTCGTGA